The window CACTTTTCATGGATAGGTAGTCAAGGATTGCACTGAAAACTGCAATGGTCATTTGAGAACATAATGATGGAGTATGCAGACATACTCTATCTCTGATATTTGAAACCATTTGCAGAAATGCCCTGATCTCACACACTCTTGGTTCCATTATGTGTGCCAATATGATATGAGGATGGACATGTTCACCATAGTGCGATGCTTCCTTCTCTACTGGAATGGTGTGATAGACATACAAAGAAGTCACAATCAAATTATCAGTTTCATATGGAATTAGCGACACTAAATTGACATGTACCAGACATACTAGAGCAGACAACAAACATCCAATTAGGCAAATAACACCGAAACAGAAATTACTAGCTGACTGCACAGAGCATAAACTCTGCTGCGTCATACACAGTCACCAATTCTCATAGCCCGCTCTTGGTTTATGTAAATCTGAAACTGGAAGGCACTTCCCCTCTGCAAGCTGCTGCATAGTCTTCAGCAAGGTGTGGTGCAGCTTCCTTGTGAGGGCATATGAACTTCTCCACAAATTCTTTCTCGCTGATCATGACTGCTCTATAATAGTCCCGGTCACGATCTAGCAATCCATTTTCCTTGAGAAACTTTACAACGTAGTGCCGGGGCCTGAGTCGGCCCTCTAGGCTGTAACTAAGCATTACTGGACGATGAGCAATGTATGTCGGTTCCAGCCCGACCTCAGAGACGAGGAACTCTGACTTGCTCTGCAGCATCTGGTTAGACCTCAACAGCACAGATGGAAACTTGGAGACAACAATGCCGACCACAGCATCTGACCACATAAATGTCTTCTTCAAGTGCTCCACTTTGGTGGCGATCTTCTCGTTGCTGAGGCGTGCAACAGCATGCAACGCGTGTCTGAACATCTTACAGCCACGAGGCACACCAATACCTTCAGCACGTGCCACCATTGCCCGGATGCGCTCCATGCTGGAGGGGAGCAGCCATGGCTGAACGATGCACAACTTGACAATGTGGCAATCACTTAGCCCGCACTCCCGAAGGAACGCAGCATTGGGCTTGACCACCCGCTCGAGGTCGGCCGAGAGAAGGCCGGCGCCGCGCTTGAGCACCCGGAAGAGGCCCTCGGAGGAGTCGAAGAGAGGCAGGTAGTAGTGCAGCTTGG is drawn from Triticum dicoccoides isolate Atlit2015 ecotype Zavitan chromosome 6B, WEW_v2.0, whole genome shotgun sequence and contains these coding sequences:
- the LOC119320285 gene encoding uncharacterized protein LOC119320285 is translated as MLRLHKYILTQLLPSSPASTISPLHRLISAVAPAVFPNPSFAVEDYLVATCGLTRPQAAKASARLSHLKSPAKPDAVLSFLAGLGLSTADVAALVAKDPKFLCAKVEKTLAPNVAELTGLGLSRPEIARLVSLSRGRFRSRSILSKLHYYLPLFDSSEGLFRVLKRGAGLLSADLERVVKPNAAFLRECGLSDCHIVKLCIVQPWLLPSSMERIRAMVARAEGIGVPRGCKMFRHALHAVARLSNEKIATKVEHLKKTFMWSDAVVGIVVSKFPSVLLRSNQMLQSKSEFLVSEVGLEPTYIAHRPVMLSYSLEGRLRPRHYVVKFLKENGLLDRDRDYYRAVMISEKEFVEKFICPHKEAAPHLAEDYAAACRGEVPSSFRFT